In Neoarius graeffei isolate fNeoGra1 chromosome 15, fNeoGra1.pri, whole genome shotgun sequence, a single genomic region encodes these proteins:
- the ldb1b gene encoding LIM domain-binding protein 1b isoform X1 produces MSVGGCACPGCSSKSFKLYSPKEPPNGSAFPPFHPGSMLDRDVGPTPMYPPTYLEPGIGRHTPYGNQTDYRIFELNKRLQNWTEECDNLWWDAFTTEFFEDDAMLTITFCLEDGPKRYTIGRTLIPRYFRSIFEGGATELYYVLKHPKESFHNNFVSLDCDQCTMVTQNGKPMFTQVCVEGRLYLEFMFDDMMRIKTWHFSIRQHRELIPRSILAMHAQDPQMVDQLSKNITRCGLSNSTLNYLRLCVILEPMQELMSRHKTYSLSPRDCLKTCLFQKWQRMVAPPAEPARQAPNKRRKRKISGGSTMSAGGGTNNNNNSKKKSPAGSFPLSSQVPDVMVVGEPTLMGGEFGDEDERLITRLENTQFDAANGIDDEDSFNNSPALGSNSPWNNKAPSSQESKSDNPTSQASQ; encoded by the exons GCTGTTCCTCCAAATCATTCAAGCTGTACTCCCCAAAGGAGCCCCCCAACGGCAGTGCTTTCCCCCCCTTCCATCCCGGCAGCATGCTGGACAGAGACGTGGG CCCAACGCCCATGTACCCCCCCACATACCTAGAGCCTGGGATTGG GAGGCACACGCCATATGGGAACCAGACAGACTACAGGATATTTGAGCTTAACAAACGGCTACAAAACTGGACAGAG GAGTGTGATAATCTGTGGTGGGATGCCTTCACCACAGAGTTTTTTGAGGACGACGCCATGCTGACAATCACCTTCTGTCTAGAGGACGGCCCGAAGAGATACA CAATTGGCCGGACGCTCATCCCACGCTATTTCCGCAGTATATTTGAAGGGGGTGCAACTGAGCTCTACTATGTACTAAAGCACCCTAAGGAGTCCTTCCACAATAACTTTGTGTCTCTGGACTGTGATCAGTGTACAATGGTCACTCAGAATGGCAAGCCTATGTTTACACAG GTGTGCGTAGAGGGCCGTTTGTACCTGGAGTTCATGTTTGATGACATGATGAGGATAAAGACGTGGCACTTCAGCATAAGGCAGCACAGAGAGCTCATTCCCCGCAGCATCCTGGCTATGCAC GCTCAGGACCCGCAGATGGTGGACCAGCTGTCTAAGAACATCACGAGATGCGGTCTCTCCAATTCCACTCTCAACTACCTCCGA CTATGTGTGATCTTGGAGCCAATGCAGGAGCTCATGTCCAGGCATAAGACATACAGCTTAAGCCCCAGGGACTGTCTCAAGACCTGCCTGTTTCAGAAGTGGCAGAGGATGGTAGCTCCTCCAG CGGAGCCAGCACGACAGGCACCAAACAAACGGCGGAAGCGTAAGATCTCAGGCGGCAGCACAATGAGTGCAGGAGGAggcaccaacaacaacaataacagcaagAAGAAGAGTCCTGCTGGCAGTTTCCCACTCTCCAGCCAAGTACCT GACGTGATGGTTGTGGGTGAGCCCACTTTAATGGGAGGGGAGTTTGGCGACGAAGATGAGCGTCTGATCACGCGGCTAGAGAACACACAGTTTGATGCGGCCAACGGCATTGATGATGAAGACAGTTTCAACAATTCTCCAGCCTTGGGCTCCAACAGTCCCTGGAACAACAAGGCTCCTTCCAGCCAGGAGAGTAAGAGTGACAACCCCACCTCCCAAGCCTCTCAGTGA
- the ldb1b gene encoding LIM domain-binding protein 1b isoform X2, giving the protein MTDQVETPGCSSKSFKLYSPKEPPNGSAFPPFHPGSMLDRDVGPTPMYPPTYLEPGIGRHTPYGNQTDYRIFELNKRLQNWTEECDNLWWDAFTTEFFEDDAMLTITFCLEDGPKRYTIGRTLIPRYFRSIFEGGATELYYVLKHPKESFHNNFVSLDCDQCTMVTQNGKPMFTQVCVEGRLYLEFMFDDMMRIKTWHFSIRQHRELIPRSILAMHAQDPQMVDQLSKNITRCGLSNSTLNYLRLCVILEPMQELMSRHKTYSLSPRDCLKTCLFQKWQRMVAPPAEPARQAPNKRRKRKISGGSTMSAGGGTNNNNNSKKKSPAGSFPLSSQVPDVMVVGEPTLMGGEFGDEDERLITRLENTQFDAANGIDDEDSFNNSPALGSNSPWNNKAPSSQESKSDNPTSQASQ; this is encoded by the exons GCTGTTCCTCCAAATCATTCAAGCTGTACTCCCCAAAGGAGCCCCCCAACGGCAGTGCTTTCCCCCCCTTCCATCCCGGCAGCATGCTGGACAGAGACGTGGG CCCAACGCCCATGTACCCCCCCACATACCTAGAGCCTGGGATTGG GAGGCACACGCCATATGGGAACCAGACAGACTACAGGATATTTGAGCTTAACAAACGGCTACAAAACTGGACAGAG GAGTGTGATAATCTGTGGTGGGATGCCTTCACCACAGAGTTTTTTGAGGACGACGCCATGCTGACAATCACCTTCTGTCTAGAGGACGGCCCGAAGAGATACA CAATTGGCCGGACGCTCATCCCACGCTATTTCCGCAGTATATTTGAAGGGGGTGCAACTGAGCTCTACTATGTACTAAAGCACCCTAAGGAGTCCTTCCACAATAACTTTGTGTCTCTGGACTGTGATCAGTGTACAATGGTCACTCAGAATGGCAAGCCTATGTTTACACAG GTGTGCGTAGAGGGCCGTTTGTACCTGGAGTTCATGTTTGATGACATGATGAGGATAAAGACGTGGCACTTCAGCATAAGGCAGCACAGAGAGCTCATTCCCCGCAGCATCCTGGCTATGCAC GCTCAGGACCCGCAGATGGTGGACCAGCTGTCTAAGAACATCACGAGATGCGGTCTCTCCAATTCCACTCTCAACTACCTCCGA CTATGTGTGATCTTGGAGCCAATGCAGGAGCTCATGTCCAGGCATAAGACATACAGCTTAAGCCCCAGGGACTGTCTCAAGACCTGCCTGTTTCAGAAGTGGCAGAGGATGGTAGCTCCTCCAG CGGAGCCAGCACGACAGGCACCAAACAAACGGCGGAAGCGTAAGATCTCAGGCGGCAGCACAATGAGTGCAGGAGGAggcaccaacaacaacaataacagcaagAAGAAGAGTCCTGCTGGCAGTTTCCCACTCTCCAGCCAAGTACCT GACGTGATGGTTGTGGGTGAGCCCACTTTAATGGGAGGGGAGTTTGGCGACGAAGATGAGCGTCTGATCACGCGGCTAGAGAACACACAGTTTGATGCGGCCAACGGCATTGATGATGAAGACAGTTTCAACAATTCTCCAGCCTTGGGCTCCAACAGTCCCTGGAACAACAAGGCTCCTTCCAGCCAGGAGAGTAAGAGTGACAACCCCACCTCCCAAGCCTCTCAGTGA
- the ldb1b gene encoding LIM domain-binding protein 1b isoform X3: MLDRDVGPTPMYPPTYLEPGIGRHTPYGNQTDYRIFELNKRLQNWTEECDNLWWDAFTTEFFEDDAMLTITFCLEDGPKRYTIGRTLIPRYFRSIFEGGATELYYVLKHPKESFHNNFVSLDCDQCTMVTQNGKPMFTQVCVEGRLYLEFMFDDMMRIKTWHFSIRQHRELIPRSILAMHAQDPQMVDQLSKNITRCGLSNSTLNYLRLCVILEPMQELMSRHKTYSLSPRDCLKTCLFQKWQRMVAPPAEPARQAPNKRRKRKISGGSTMSAGGGTNNNNNSKKKSPAGSFPLSSQVPDVMVVGEPTLMGGEFGDEDERLITRLENTQFDAANGIDDEDSFNNSPALGSNSPWNNKAPSSQESKSDNPTSQASQ, from the exons ATGCTGGACAGAGACGTGGG CCCAACGCCCATGTACCCCCCCACATACCTAGAGCCTGGGATTGG GAGGCACACGCCATATGGGAACCAGACAGACTACAGGATATTTGAGCTTAACAAACGGCTACAAAACTGGACAGAG GAGTGTGATAATCTGTGGTGGGATGCCTTCACCACAGAGTTTTTTGAGGACGACGCCATGCTGACAATCACCTTCTGTCTAGAGGACGGCCCGAAGAGATACA CAATTGGCCGGACGCTCATCCCACGCTATTTCCGCAGTATATTTGAAGGGGGTGCAACTGAGCTCTACTATGTACTAAAGCACCCTAAGGAGTCCTTCCACAATAACTTTGTGTCTCTGGACTGTGATCAGTGTACAATGGTCACTCAGAATGGCAAGCCTATGTTTACACAG GTGTGCGTAGAGGGCCGTTTGTACCTGGAGTTCATGTTTGATGACATGATGAGGATAAAGACGTGGCACTTCAGCATAAGGCAGCACAGAGAGCTCATTCCCCGCAGCATCCTGGCTATGCAC GCTCAGGACCCGCAGATGGTGGACCAGCTGTCTAAGAACATCACGAGATGCGGTCTCTCCAATTCCACTCTCAACTACCTCCGA CTATGTGTGATCTTGGAGCCAATGCAGGAGCTCATGTCCAGGCATAAGACATACAGCTTAAGCCCCAGGGACTGTCTCAAGACCTGCCTGTTTCAGAAGTGGCAGAGGATGGTAGCTCCTCCAG CGGAGCCAGCACGACAGGCACCAAACAAACGGCGGAAGCGTAAGATCTCAGGCGGCAGCACAATGAGTGCAGGAGGAggcaccaacaacaacaataacagcaagAAGAAGAGTCCTGCTGGCAGTTTCCCACTCTCCAGCCAAGTACCT GACGTGATGGTTGTGGGTGAGCCCACTTTAATGGGAGGGGAGTTTGGCGACGAAGATGAGCGTCTGATCACGCGGCTAGAGAACACACAGTTTGATGCGGCCAACGGCATTGATGATGAAGACAGTTTCAACAATTCTCCAGCCTTGGGCTCCAACAGTCCCTGGAACAACAAGGCTCCTTCCAGCCAGGAGAGTAAGAGTGACAACCCCACCTCCCAAGCCTCTCAGTGA